The nucleotide sequence AATAATTTACCTGCGGAATAGTGTATGTGCTCGTGTAATTCACAGGGGGGTCCCTATGTGACCTTATAGGTAGCTTAGTGATAAAAAGTGTCACTGCGTGCATCGATCGAGGCGAAATCGATACCATAAAAAAACTGTCTCATAAGTTTTCACTTAGAGACAGTTTTTTCTATACAAATTACTCTACATCATCAAACTCTTCATTGTCGGAATCGGTATGATCTGTTGCAACAGATTCATAGGTGTCCGCATCCATTACACGGCGAGCTGTAACGAATTTGTTCACATAGTACTTATCGCTGAGCTTGTTGATCGTAATGCCTAGACGTACAGAGGCATGTGCGAACTTACCGTCTCCAACGTAAACCCCTACGTGTGAAATTCCTTTACCGTTCGTATTGAAAAATACGAGATCGCCTTCACGCAAATCGTCTTTGGCAACTTTCTTGCCTAATGTTGCTTGAGATTTCGATGCATGCGGCAGCTTAATGCCGAGTTTGTTAAATACATACATCGTGAAGCCGGAGCAATCAAAGCCATTGGTTGTGGTTCCCGTCGACTTATATTTAACCCCGATCAACTTACTGATCTCGGTGTCTAATTTAGACTCCGCAAAAGCGCTTCCAGCTGAAAAAACTAACATCATAGCAAGAGCAAATAACATAATGGACACTTTACGCAAAGCTGGTGACTCCTTCCACTGCCTACGAGGTTAGCTGGAGGGTTCGGTTGAAGGTTCCCTATGGCTCCTATGAAGCAAAGCCAATTCACCCATACTAAATGGTTCCCCCGTTTCTCGATCAACGAGAACTCGGCAACTTTTTTATTCACAGCTTTAAATATTCGGTCATTTTGACAGATTTCCTGCCAAACAAAAATTAGAATTCCCTAATCTTGGCCGATTTGCTCGGAGATTTCCCCTCCTTTCGGTACAAATTGTGATCGCCGATAACAACGCCAAACCCCGGCTACAGCCAACAATAGGCTGGAACCGGGGAATGTCCCACGAACTTTATGTCGAATGGACACACGAGACAAGGCTTATGTTTCGCGCCAAACGTGATATTGAGAAGCTGCGGTCCATAGCGTAATGAGTGATCGAATGAGGTGTGATGTCTGATGTAGCGCGACGGCGATAAAGCCTGACCAGAGTAAGGTGATCGAAGAAGCTACTGCAGCAAAAGCGATAGCGATTCCGATGAATAGAAGAGTCAATAAGAGAAGCGGGAGTCCACGTCTGAACGTCTGACGGATCCCTTGCATAATCCCTTCCTTAGAGACGACGCTAAATTGCATAAATTGGAACATAAGGTGGATTAGAAATCCGCCTATTATCCATGCAATCGCAAAGGGTAGCAACCCTTGTGCCCAATTGGCTAAAGAGGCTTCTGAGAAGAAGCGTTCTTTTGCCAGAGGCAGCAACCATATTGCAGGAAGTAAGATCAACGCATTCTCTAGCCAGTAAAGCATTGTTACAGGCTTCCAAACTCTACGAATTCCGGTTAACACCTGTGTGCCTTCTCCTTCTACCGCATGGTGGAAAGAGTAGTACAAGCCAGCGTTGAGTACCGGTGTGAGGAGCATCCGGATGAAGAGCATTGCACCAAGCGTAAGCAGCGCCTCATTCATGAGATCAGTCTTAAGAAGGCGGAATTGCGCCTCGATTAAGAAAAGCTGAGCTGCTGCTTCGTTAGGATGCTCTTTCGGATAGCGTGATAGAATCGGTGTAACGACAGAATCGATGAATCGATAGAAGACAAATCCCCACAAGAGACGATAGAGAAAGAGGAGAACCAATACATACTTATGCTGAATGGTAGTTATCCAACCCTTTACTAAGAGATTTCTCATTTAAAATCCACTCCTCACCAAGCCCATGCTCCGAATATTCCTTCCACAAATTGCGTTATTCCGGTAACCCAGCGTGTCCGTTCTTTCTGTGGCACTTCTGCTTCTAAATAGTTGTTATATCGGTAATTATCAAGCACAACATCCATTCCAGGGTCAATTGTTGCATAAGCTAATTGCGCTTTTGAGGTAAGTTGAATTTGCACTTGCGGTTTCGTACCGTCCCAAATTTTACGTGCAATTTGACCATCGGTGAATTGAAACCAGATCGTTACAGGCTGCGGACTGCCTCCAATACGCTGCACGTCAACACGAGTTTCATAGCCTCCATCAATCTTGTTCGAGTCAATCGTAGAGATCGAGAAGTCTGCCATCTCGTTTCGCTGAACATAGGCTTGAAAGAAATCATCCCAATTCGTCTTCGTGACGGACTCTACAACCTTTTGAAAGCTAGCGGTGTTGGGATGCTTGAAGCGGTATTTTTGAAAATAAGCTCGCATAATCTTCGCCATCGTCTTATCGCCAACTTGTCGCTCAAGTGCTGTGAGTACAAGCTTGGCTCTCATATATACATTTTCCGCATAGCGGTCAGACGTACTGAATCTCCATGATAATTGGTTGAGGGGCTCTGGATTCGTCAAGTAGCTTGCCTCCACAATGGAATTCGGGAGTACGCCATAGATCGTTGCCATCAACTTATCCTCGGAGTAAGAGGTAAAGCCTTCGTCGAGCCACGCTTCCTCGAATTCGTTGGAGGCCACAAGACCGTACCAATATTGATGGGCAATCTCATGTACCAATGTGCGTTCCAGTTCATATCCCGGATTCGATTCTCTCGCTGAGGCGCCGGTGACTAGTGTAGGATATTCCATTCCGCCAGCTCCATTAGCACTCCCTGGGGGGATGACGATTGATAAAGTGGAATAAGGATATTCACCGTACCATTCTCCTAGCTTCGCAAGCGCGGACTTCGCTGCATGCATGTAGCGGTCTTGCAGATCGGCATGCAACGGATCGATATACAGCTTAATTCGAACGCCCGGAATGCCCGGAGATGAAAAAGTATCTTCTGCAAATTTGAAGTTTGGAGATGCTGACCATGCGAAGTCGTGGACATCATCAGCGTAGTATTGCAAAGCTTTCCGCCCTTTCGCAACTTTCGGGTTGCGCGTCTGAAAGCCGGTGGCTGCTACTGTATAATTTTCGGGGACGTTGATCGTAACGCTGTAGATTCCGAAGTCTGCATAAAATTCCGAATTGCCGTGGTACTGATGAATGTTCCAGCCTTCAGTCGTACGACCTCTTGTACCTGCAGTCTCATAAACTGCAAGCTTCGGGAACCATTGCCCAACCATAAAGAAGTCACCAGACTTGCCCATGCGGGCAAATACATCCGGGAGCTTGACTGTGAAAGCAAGCTTGAGCGTCACACTCGATCCAGGCGCTACTGCCTGTGGCAGCTTCAAGGTGGCCAGTGTGTGGTCGTTTTTGTTGTCATCATCAGGCTGCACATAGTGCATGCGTGGCAGGAGCGTCTCGCCCTCATCGGTCGTTAAGCTCGTAATTTCCATACTGCCGTAGCTGCCTTCCTTCATCTTGTCGCCGCGGAGCTCACCACCGGTTTCGTTAATGAAGGTGCTACCAGGTGCGAATGCATTTGGATACAGGTGAAAATAAAGCTCGGACACCGATTTGCGACCAGGGTTTTTCCAAGTTACCGTTTGCTGTCCCGATAACGTACCGCTTGTCTCGTCAAGCTTCACGTTAATGTGGTATTCGGTAATTCGATTGCTTAGTGCGATGGGCTTAGGCTGCTGGACGGTGTCTGGAGTGGGCTCCTTCGCTTTGGAGTTCGTTGAAGTTAGCGGAGCAATAGCCGTGAGCTCTGTGGATAGCGCATGGGCAGGTAATGTGTATTGCTCCGCCCATGCTTGAGCAAAACCATATTTCATAGAAAAAATCAGAATTGCGGTGACCGCGATATACAGCAGCATGCGCAGCTTACGAAAGTCATGCATACGGATTACCCTCCCGTGACAAGCATCTACGGATATATATGATGGTTGTCCGTGGATTATATCTGGTTGTCCGAAGGAAAGTGGGGGGAGTGAAGTAGTTAAGTCGCATTGTGCATTCGTAAGGTGGATCGGAATTCGGCCTGAATCTGCTGCAATACGCCTGAATCCGTTACCCCAAGCAAGTAGCGGACATGAGAGACGCTATTTTGGTGGTTTGAGGGGGTTTTTGAGATTTAGCGGACATGAGAGACGCTATCTGCTCTAAAACAGTCTCGAAAGACTGATTTTCACGCAAATAAGGTCCCTCATGTCCGCAAAGTGCCATGAGACAGTCGATTTCGAGTAAATAAGGTCTCTGGTGTCCGTATGGATGATTGAGTTAGAACCTATCGCGTTGTAGATCCCGGTAATCAATGTTAAATCCTAAACAACGGCCGTCAATGTGCCCCGATAAAGCAACGTCAACCGATGTAACGCACGTGTGCAGGCAACGTAAAGCAGCTTCGCATCCATGACGTTGTCACCGTAGTTGGAGTTATTTGCATCGGAGATCAGGACGGCATCAAATTCGAGTCCTTTGGCGAGATGGACAGGAACGACGGTTACACCACCATGGTATTGTAGCTGATCCTCGGCAATCAGATTAGCAACAACACCATCGCGAGCTAATAGGGAATGCAGGTGTAGGCATTCTTCGTCTGTTCTGCCGATTATGGCGATTGTGTTCATCCCGCGAGCCGAGTTAAGCTCGATGAATGAACGCATATGCGCCAGCTGTTCATCCTCGTCCTTGATCGGTACAAGCTCCACTGGCTCACCGCTCCGAAACACAGGCTCTGCTGCCGGGAGACCGGTGTTTGTGTGAGGGATAATTCGGTTAGCGAATTCGATGATCTCCAATGTAGACCGGTAGCTGAGCTGCAATGCATGATACCCATATTGATCATCTGCGAACATCGCGGACATTTCCTCCCAACGATGAACACCACGATAGGCATGAATCCCTTGTGCCAAATCTCCGAGAATAGTGAACGAAGGCTCTTTCATATATGCATGAAGTAGAGCGATTTGGAATGGTGACACATCCTGTGCTTCATCGACAACAACATGATCGAAGCGGCGATTCTCAGGCCCGAAGAACGTATGGTGACTCCAAACGAGCGGAGCTAAATCCTCGGGCAATGCAAAGCCTTTCTTCAACTGCTTCAACGTACTTTCGACAATGTGTTTGGGTAGCTCGTCCGCTGCGCTTGAATCGAAGAGATTGCGATAGAATCCGAGAGCTGTTACCTCCGGGAACTTCTTCATAAAGGTGCGTAGCCGCTGTTTGCTGATTTTGCTCTTCTCCTTACGTACTTTAGGATCGCCAATGTCTGCAAGTTGCATCTCAAGCCAACGGTTAATTCGGCCAGCTAATCTTTCTCTGCGTTTCGCCAGCGGATAATGGTGGTATTCGACCTCGAACCATTCTCTAATCATCTCGCTGGATAGCTTGCAACCGTCCCATGCCTCGAAAGGAAGATTAGGCAGGAAGTTATCCTCGAATTGCCGTAACTGCTGCTCAAGCCATTTTTTATATACTAGCGAGCCCTTGAACCGTCCTGGTGTGTCTTCATTTAATTCTGGTCGGTGTTTAGCAAGTGCAAACCAGCGATTTCCTTCGGTTGCCGATGAAGCTAACTTGACGCTATCTTCTAGCACATCGAGCGCCCAATCTGCAAAAGTGGTTTGACGAACGTCACCAACACCGAGCTCAGGTAGCACGCCTGAAATATAATCAAGGAACATCGCATTCGGGGCGAAAATAATCATCCGGTCTGCGCGAATTTGTTGCTGGTATTGATAGAGCAAGAAGGCGAGGCGATGTAGTGCAACGGTTGTCTTCCCTGAACCCGCAGCCCCCTGAATGATTAATGCTTGGTTACGCGGTGCGCGAATAATTCGATCTTGCTCAGCTTGGATCGTTGAAACGATATCACGTAGACGGTTGTCCTTCTTCTCACCGAGACGGTAAAGCAAAAATTCATCGCTAATGTTAATGTTGTCCCCGCCACGGACATAGCTGTCGACGACGCGCTCGAGCTTTTTATCACGGATCGACAGGTTTCTCTTGAGATAGACTTCACCTTCAATCGTACCGTCCGGAGCGTCATAGCTAATCGGCGCGTCCCCGCCTGTAAAGGAGTAGAACATGCTGGCAATGGGCGCTCTCCAATCAATGATTAGCGGTTTATTTGTTAGCTTGTGGTCTAGCCCTCTTTTTCCAATGTAGAGTGGGGAGGGGGCGGTGTGTCCATTTTCTTGAAAGTCGAGTCGCCCAAAGTATGGCTCCGATCCGAGCAATTCCAGCCGTTGACGAGCTTCTCGGCGCTTCTCGTCCAAGAGCTGTTCAACGAAATCATCGCCATAATAGGCAGGGCCAATGCTTGCTAGCTGATCGCTGATTTCACGGAATGTGTTAGTTAGCCTCGTTTGTTCTTCGTCGTGGGGCGAAAGCTGTGGTTGGTTCATTTGCTACCTCCTTGAAATGGCGTCCGTTCACAATGACATCCTCTATTGTGCAACAAATCGATAGAAAACAATAGACTTATGTTTTTCTTTTTGTTATGATGGTAAATACAGTCATGCCTAAAATAAATAGAACGTATGTTCTTGTAAAAATACACTCTCAAAGAAGCGGGTAAGATCTCAATTTTGAGATCAGATGCCCGATTTTTTTATGTATAATCAACCATATGGAGGTTCGATATAGATG is from Candidatus Cohnella colombiensis and encodes:
- a CDS encoding C40 family peptidase, with translation MRKVSIMLFALAMMLVFSAGSAFAESKLDTEISKLIGVKYKSTGTTTNGFDCSGFTMYVFNKLGIKLPHASKSQATLGKKVAKDDLREGDLVFFNTNGKGISHVGVYVGDGKFAHASVRLGITINKLSDKYYVNKFVTARRVMDADTYESVATDHTDSDNEEFDDVE
- a CDS encoding M1 family metallopeptidase, giving the protein MHDFRKLRMLLYIAVTAILIFSMKYGFAQAWAEQYTLPAHALSTELTAIAPLTSTNSKAKEPTPDTVQQPKPIALSNRITEYHINVKLDETSGTLSGQQTVTWKNPGRKSVSELYFHLYPNAFAPGSTFINETGGELRGDKMKEGSYGSMEITSLTTDEGETLLPRMHYVQPDDDNKNDHTLATLKLPQAVAPGSSVTLKLAFTVKLPDVFARMGKSGDFFMVGQWFPKLAVYETAGTRGRTTEGWNIHQYHGNSEFYADFGIYSVTINVPENYTVAATGFQTRNPKVAKGRKALQYYADDVHDFAWSASPNFKFAEDTFSSPGIPGVRIKLYIDPLHADLQDRYMHAAKSALAKLGEWYGEYPYSTLSIVIPPGSANGAGGMEYPTLVTGASARESNPGYELERTLVHEIAHQYWYGLVASNEFEEAWLDEGFTSYSEDKLMATIYGVLPNSIVEASYLTNPEPLNQLSWRFSTSDRYAENVYMRAKLVLTALERQVGDKTMAKIMRAYFQKYRFKHPNTASFQKVVESVTKTNWDDFFQAYVQRNEMADFSISTIDSNKIDGGYETRVDVQRIGGSPQPVTIWFQFTDGQIARKIWDGTKPQVQIQLTSKAQLAYATIDPGMDVVLDNYRYNNYLEAEVPQKERTRWVTGITQFVEGIFGAWAW
- a CDS encoding UvrD-helicase domain-containing protein, whose translation is MNQPQLSPHDEEQTRLTNTFREISDQLASIGPAYYGDDFVEQLLDEKRREARQRLELLGSEPYFGRLDFQENGHTAPSPLYIGKRGLDHKLTNKPLIIDWRAPIASMFYSFTGGDAPISYDAPDGTIEGEVYLKRNLSIRDKKLERVVDSYVRGGDNINISDEFLLYRLGEKKDNRLRDIVSTIQAEQDRIIRAPRNQALIIQGAAGSGKTTVALHRLAFLLYQYQQQIRADRMIIFAPNAMFLDYISGVLPELGVGDVRQTTFADWALDVLEDSVKLASSATEGNRWFALAKHRPELNEDTPGRFKGSLVYKKWLEQQLRQFEDNFLPNLPFEAWDGCKLSSEMIREWFEVEYHHYPLAKRRERLAGRINRWLEMQLADIGDPKVRKEKSKISKQRLRTFMKKFPEVTALGFYRNLFDSSAADELPKHIVESTLKQLKKGFALPEDLAPLVWSHHTFFGPENRRFDHVVVDEAQDVSPFQIALLHAYMKEPSFTILGDLAQGIHAYRGVHRWEEMSAMFADDQYGYHALQLSYRSTLEIIEFANRIIPHTNTGLPAAEPVFRSGEPVELVPIKDEDEQLAHMRSFIELNSARGMNTIAIIGRTDEECLHLHSLLARDGVVANLIAEDQLQYHGGVTVVPVHLAKGLEFDAVLISDANNSNYGDNVMDAKLLYVACTRALHRLTLLYRGTLTAVV